In the Desulfitobacterium hafniense DCB-2 genome, CAGCTGGAAGATCCCCAGTTTCCCGCCGCCAGTATCCATTCTGTCGCTCAGGAGCGGGCCGATTTCTATGCTCTGTATGGGGGATTGCTTTTCCTCGGGGTTTTGCTGGGGATCGTCTTTATCCTGGGAGCAGTGCTGATTATGTACTATAAGCAGATCAGTGAAGGCTATGAGGATCAGGCCCGCTTTGACATCATGCAGAAAGTAGGCATGACAAGAAGGGAAATCCGCAAGAGCATCAATTCCCAGGTGCTGACGGTGTTCTTTCTGCCCCTGGCTGCCGCGGGCGTTCATATAACCTTTGCCTTTCCCATGATTTCCAAGCTGATGGCGCTGTTCAGCCTGACCAATACAAGTCTGCTCGCTGCCGTCACGGTAGGCTGCTATCTGGTATTCACCTTGTTTTATGTGCTGGTGTATGTGTTTACTTCCCGGGCTTATTACAGTATTGTCAGCGGCGGGGTGGAGCATTAGGACACATGCCCTGATGCGCTCTCCCTGCTTGGAGACCCCCCTTGGACGTTATCAGAGCTTGCCTGGAGAAGAAGAGCGTATCGCCCAATGTTCAGAACCTAATGAACGTTGGCGTACGCTCTTTATTTTAAGCAAAAATTATCAAGAACGAATCGCCGTTTGAGTATATAATGATGACAGATTCTTGGAAAGGAGAAAGTATATGGATTATCGTGCCAAGGTGTATGATTCCCTTGACTATATTGAAGAAAATCTGGATGACAGGATTGACCTTGAGGACCTTGCCCAAAAAGCCTACCTGTCGAAATATTACTATCACAGGCTTTTTCACAAAGTAACAGGCGAATCCGTCACCAGATATATAACCAGGAGGCGGATGGCGAAGGCTGCCGAGGAGCTTGTTGAAACTGAGCAGCCCATCATTGATATCGCCCTGAAATATCAGTATGCTTCTCAGGAATCCTTTACAAGAGCCTTTATGAGGATTTATGGACTGGCACCTGGGAAATACCGGAAAATCCACGGAAGCAGAAAGCCCACTAAGGTTATTAATTTCAGCTCCTTCACTAAAATCGTGGATATGGTTGCGTAAACAGCCTATGGAGGTTAAGATGAGCCAGCTTGTACCTATGGTAATCGAACAAACATCCCGCGGGGAACGCTCCTGCGATATCTTTTCCAGACTGCTGAATGATCGCGTCGTCATGCTTAATGGCATGGTAACCAATGAATCAGCAAGCTTGATTATCGCCCAAATGCTTTTTCTGGAATCCGCCGACTGTGATAAGGATATTCATTTCTATATTAACAGCCCCGGTGGTTCCGTAACGGACGGATTGGCCATTATGGATACAATGAACTATATTAAATGCGATGTTTCCACCATCAGCATAGGCCAATCGGGGAGTGCCGCCTCCCTGCTCCTGGCAGCAGGGGCGAAAGGCAAACGCTTTGCCTTGGCAAACAGTGAAGTGCTGATTCATCAGCCGTCAATATCCGGCGGGCTCCAGGGACAAACCACCGATATTAAAATCCATAGCGACTGGCTGACCAAAACCAAGGAGAAGCTGAATGAGACCTATAGCAGGCTTACAGGCCAGCCCCTGGAAAAAATCCAGAAGGATATGGAGAGAGATTATTATATGACGGCCGGGCAGGCCCAGGACTATGGATTGATTGACAAAATCCTGTGATATTCGCGGATTAAAACGAGTACTCTGTAACACTTAAAAATTGCATTGCCCGGAAATATGAAGAATTAGGTGTTGCGGAGTACTAAATAGCTTATCTATAGGGAGTCAGGATTTGTTCGTCCCGGATTGAACATGCATTCAATCCGGGACGAACTGTTTAGGCCACCGTTTTTTTGTTTTAAGGGCCTCGGCAAGTTATTCCTTGACAGGTGTGTGAACCGCTCATATAATGAGAACGGCTTTAATCCCTGTGCCGGGTACGGCCACTGGGTATGACAAAAAGATAGGAACATAAGATAATGAATATAAGAAAGACACCTTTAATACTATCCCTTATGCTGGCTATGTTTTTAGCGGCGGTTGAGGGAACGATTGTTACCATGGCTACCCCTACGATCGCCAGGGATTTGCAGGGATTTGAATTTATCAGCCTGGTTTTTTCGGTATATTTATTAACCTCGGCCTTATCCACACCGGCTTATGGCAAGCTTGCCGATCTGTACGGCAGGAAAAATATCCTCTCCATCGGCATTATCATATTTTTGGCGGGCAGCTTTTTATGCGGATTAGCCCAGAGTATGGTTATGCTGATTGTCTTTCGCGCCATTCAGGGACTGGGAGCGGGCGCTATATTTACGGTTTCCTTTACCATCATCGGCGATGTTTTTTCACTGGCGGAAAGAGCAAAGATACAGGGTGCCTTAAGCACGGTATGGGGGATCGCCAGTCTTGTCGGCCCGTTTTTCGGCGGATTTTTAATCGACGTGCTTTCCTGGCACTGGATCTTTTTTATCAATATTCCCTTTGGGCTGCTGTCGGTCATTCTGCTGCAAAGTTCCTTGAAAGAAACCTTTGCCAAGAAGAAACCCAGCATTGATTATGCCGGAACCTTGACTTTATCCTTAGCCATCGTGGTCTTCTTAAGCATCTTTTTATTCGATCGGAGCACTTCTCCCTATCCCTCTTTATGGGTAGCCGGGCTGCTCCTGTTGACGTTCTTCCTGCTCTATACATTTTATAAGATCGAGAAAAAAGCGGCGGAACCCATCATTCCTTTTGCGATCTTTACCAGAACGACGATCCTTGTCAATCTGATTTCCTTCCTGATCTATGCCGTGCTCATGGGCGTCAATGTTTATCTGCCGATTTACCTGCAGAATATTTTGGGATACCGTCCCACAGCCGCCGGTTTAGCTATGCTGCCCATGTCGGTGTCCTGGCTGATCGTCTCCTTTATCCTGGGCAGGCTTTTGGTCAGGTATGGGGGGAAGAATGTTATTCTGGCCTCCAATGCTGTGCTGCTGCTCAGTACCCTGCTGCTGTTCACTCTAGGAATAGATACTCCCCTGCCCATCATACTCGCCTATGGCTTTATCATGGGGATCGGTTTCGGCGGAGCCAGTGCGGCCTTAACCATTATCGTTCAGGATTCGGCGGAGTACAGCCAAAGGGGAGCTGCGGTGGGAACCAATTCCTTGCTCAGAACCCTGGGCCAGACCATCGGCATCAGTGTGTTCGGGACTATTTTTAACCTGTATATTACTAAATATTTCACCCGGCAAGGCATAGAAGGGATCAATCCGGGCAACCTTTATCAGCCAGACCTATCCCATGCCGCCCTTGCGGCGAAGCAAATAACCCTTTCCTTAAACAGTTCCATGCATGTCCTGTTTGCCGCCTTTATTATCATTACCCTGCTGTCCATGATCTTAGCAATGACTATGCCTGGAATGAAAAAAGAAAAACAAGCCTGAGCTGATTTTCACTGATTGGGCGTATATTTGGGCAGGAAGTCAGAAAGACAGATACCACGTTTTCCGGCGTGGCATCTGTCTTTTGCTGCACAAGGGTGCAAGTTAATCATGAGCTGCAGCCAAGTTCTAAAAGTCTAATATTTAAATCTGGCGATCTCATTTTGCAGATTTTGAGCGAGTTCGGATAAGGATTGGCTGGAAGAGGCGATCTCCTCCATGGAGGCCAGTTGTTCCTCAGTGGCAGCGGAGACGGTCTGAGTTTCGGATGCCGTAGTAGTGCTGATTTGATCGATGCTTTGCACAGAGCTGAAGATTTGCCGGCCGTCGGAATCCATGGCCTGAAGACCTGTGGCGATCTCCTGCAATTGGCCCGAGACCTGGGTTACCAGGTGGGCGATCTCCCGGAAGGACTGGCCTGCAGCATCCACCGCCTCCGTCCCTGCTTTGACTTCCCGGGTTCCGTGATTCATGGCCGCAACGGCTTGTTCAGTATCGGTCTGGATTTCACCGATCAGGAGGGCGATTTGCCGGGCCGCTTCCTGGGACTGCTCGGCAAGCTTGCGAACTTCATCGGCCACTACGGCAAAGCCCCGGCCTTGCTCTCCGGCCCGGGCCGCTTCGATAGCGGCGTTGAGGGCCAGAAGATTGGTCTGGGCCGCAATTCCGGAAATGGTGTCCACAATCTCCCCGATTTCCTGAGACCGTCTGCCCAGCTTGGCGACCACATCGGCAGAGGAATTGACTGTGCCCTCGATTTGAGTCATCTGGGCCACCGCCTTTTCCACAGTGGTGATGCCTTGATTGGCTTGCTCATTGGCATGGCTGGACTGGAAGGTCACCTGATTGGCTTTGGCGGCGATTTCCTGCATGTTCAGGGACATTTGCCCGACCACGGCAGCCGTCTCATTGGCAGCCGCCAATTGCTGTTCGGCTCCTAAGGCGATCTGGGAAATGGAGGCGGCCACCAGCCCTGCCGCCTGGGCGGATTGCTCCGAACTGGCCGTAAGCTCCTGGCTGGAGGCCGCTACCTGTTCCGCGGAGGTGGAGATTCCTTTGATCAAAGGGCGGAGATTATTCTGCATGGCGGCTAAGGCCTGGTACAACAGGCCAATCTCATCCTCTCTACCGGCACCGCTTCTCCGCTGTTTATCCCGGAAATCTCCGGCAGCAAAATCATTGCAGACTTCGACCATTGTCCCCAGGGGTTTGGTTAGGGAAGAAGCGATGATATAGCCGCTTCCTGCCAGCAAAAAGAGAGCGGCGGCAACGATCGCCCCCATAAACCACAAAGTATGTTTAAAGCTTGCTTCATAGTCCAGACTGGCCTGGAGGGAAAGGCTGGCGTAGTATTCTCCCAGAGCCCGCATATCTTCCACTAATTGGTCTGACAGATGACCACCGGAGGTTTCATAGAGGTTATAGGCCTTGTCATTGAGATTTGCCTTGGCAAAGGCAACGATCTGATTTTTAACTTGGTCGTATTGTTTATAGGAGGCTTTAATCTTCAGAAACAACTCCTGGCTTTGCGGATCCAGGCTCAGGTTTTCCAGCTGGCTGAGCTTATCCTCAACTCCCTGCCCTTTTTCCTGAATAGAGTCCAGAAGGGTTTGATTTTTGCCCCGATCAGCGGTCAGCATCGATTCCAAAAGGAAGCCGTTCATAGCCCGGATATCGGAACGAGTATCGTAGGCGATCTTTACCGGGATTAAGCGATCTTCATACATTGTCTGCAAATTATCGTTGGCAATTTTGAGATCGTAATAGCCTGTAAACCCGACAGAACCTAAGGAAAAGAAGGCAATGATGACAAGAATCCCCAACTTGTAAACGGTTTTTATATTTTCCACCCATTTCATCTGCTTGTCCCCCCTATATTTTTTTCTGCTAAAAATCCTAGTGATGCGCAATATTCGACAAATACCAACAAAATCCTTCGTTTGCAGTAGAAAGGGAGCAAATTAATCACATAACTTGCCAATGGGACGTAATATGATAACATTCAGCCAATAGGTTTTTTCACTATGCGAAAAGGCTGTCGCAGCAATGACATAGAATGAGAAAGCTGGATAGCCCCCAAGGGCATGGCGTGTAATTTTGTAGCTTTAAAATATAGTAAAAAGGCGCATTTATGATAATTTGAAATAACTGAACCTCATATAATCCGGACTGGCTGGGTGGCATGAAATTTGCATTATTACATAGAATGACAAATTTTTTATAATGATGATGAGGAGGGAATTAAACAATGTGTTTTAGACCACCCAGCGCTCAAAAGCCAGTAAAATGCCCCCAATGTGGTGCCCTTAATCCCCCGATAAGCAAGAAATGCATCAAATGCAAAGCAGAGTTAGCGAAAGAGAAAGAGTCAGAGTCAAAGACAGAGAATAAGGACTAAAAACAAGAATAGACAAGGTGATTTTTTTCTCCTTGTCTATTCTTATTGATTCGTTACTTGAATTGAGTTTTGTGCTCTTTAAACACTTTAAGCAGCTGGCATAGTTTCCTTTGCCTTGGCAGCTCTTCTGAGTTTTGTGCTGAAGGGAACCGCGATGATCAGCAGGACGACGGCGAGCAGAAGGGCGCCGAGATAGGCTGTATAGGCGGGGGCCCCCTCACCGGCAGCTATAGAGATGATTTGCAGAAAAGGGCTGGTGAGAAAGGTTCCGACGTTCATACAAATTATGGAGGCGCTCATGGCAGCGGCTACAGAAGCCTGGGGCACCGTAATGCTTAACATCATAGCAACCCCCGTGCTGCACATGTTCGTAGCCAGTCCGCAGCACACGGCGCCTAAAAATAACAAGGGAATGGAAGCGGAAGTGCCGCCAAGATAGAGCAGGGCATAGCTGACGACGACAAGGGCTGAAGCAAACAAGAGGATATACTGCTTAACCAGGCGGTACAATGGGCCAAAGAAGAGGGCGATCACAATGCAGGCGATGCTGAAGGCGGTCATCATGGTGCTGGCAAGGATGGGTGTACCGTGGATTTCCGCTACGACGTAACTGATGTAAGAAGAGAAGACCCCAAAGATCAACTGAGCCAGTATGAAAAAGCCCATAATTCCGAAAGCCTCCTTGGGGATGCGTATCTTTTCTTTTTTTCCTTCCGCTTCATTTACTGGTTCTTTCATAAAAATGGCTACTAAAACAAAGGAAATACTGCCGAGGAGATAAAAGGCGAAGGTATAACGCCAGTTAAATGCCCCAAGGATACCTCCGGCCATAATGCCGAGGATCAGTCCGACATTGAAGAGCGCCATGCCGATGCCGAGGATATCGGCACGCTTGGCCTCGTCGTCATACAATTTGGCAATATAGGACTGGCAGATGGGAAGCCAGCAGCCCAGACCCAGGCCAAAAGCAACCCGGGTAAACATCAGCGCGCCGAAAGACATGGAAAAGAAGAAAGGCATTCCCCCGAAGATCACGTAGATCGCAATGGCAATGAGGGACAGCCCTCTGAATGAAATTCTGCGCCCCAGAACGACACCGGTAATCAGCGCTCCGGCCATCTGGGCCAGGCTGACCGAGGTGAGCAGATAGGTAATACCGGCCATGGAGATATGGGGATAAGACTCAGAGATTTTGCTGAGAATACTTGAGATTATGAAAAAGTCAGGGATAAAAATGAACATTGACATGATGGCCACAATAGGTCCTAATTTTTTGTTTGGTTGAGAGTTCATAGAGTAATCCTCCTTCGTAAA is a window encoding:
- a CDS encoding helix-turn-helix transcriptional regulator, whose product is MDYRAKVYDSLDYIEENLDDRIDLEDLAQKAYLSKYYYHRLFHKVTGESVTRYITRRRMAKAAEELVETEQPIIDIALKYQYASQESFTRAFMRIYGLAPGKYRKIHGSRKPTKVINFSSFTKIVDMVA
- a CDS encoding ATP-dependent Clp protease proteolytic subunit; the protein is MEVKMSQLVPMVIEQTSRGERSCDIFSRLLNDRVVMLNGMVTNESASLIIAQMLFLESADCDKDIHFYINSPGGSVTDGLAIMDTMNYIKCDVSTISIGQSGSAASLLLAAGAKGKRFALANSEVLIHQPSISGGLQGQTTDIKIHSDWLTKTKEKLNETYSRLTGQPLEKIQKDMERDYYMTAGQAQDYGLIDKIL
- a CDS encoding MDR family MFS transporter translates to MNIRKTPLILSLMLAMFLAAVEGTIVTMATPTIARDLQGFEFISLVFSVYLLTSALSTPAYGKLADLYGRKNILSIGIIIFLAGSFLCGLAQSMVMLIVFRAIQGLGAGAIFTVSFTIIGDVFSLAERAKIQGALSTVWGIASLVGPFFGGFLIDVLSWHWIFFINIPFGLLSVILLQSSLKETFAKKKPSIDYAGTLTLSLAIVVFLSIFLFDRSTSPYPSLWVAGLLLLTFFLLYTFYKIEKKAAEPIIPFAIFTRTTILVNLISFLIYAVLMGVNVYLPIYLQNILGYRPTAAGLAMLPMSVSWLIVSFILGRLLVRYGGKNVILASNAVLLLSTLLLFTLGIDTPLPIILAYGFIMGIGFGGASAALTIIVQDSAEYSQRGAAVGTNSLLRTLGQTIGISVFGTIFNLYITKYFTRQGIEGINPGNLYQPDLSHAALAAKQITLSLNSSMHVLFAAFIIITLLSMILAMTMPGMKKEKQA
- a CDS encoding methyl-accepting chemotaxis protein encodes the protein MKWVENIKTVYKLGILVIIAFFSLGSVGFTGYYDLKIANDNLQTMYEDRLIPVKIAYDTRSDIRAMNGFLLESMLTADRGKNQTLLDSIQEKGQGVEDKLSQLENLSLDPQSQELFLKIKASYKQYDQVKNQIVAFAKANLNDKAYNLYETSGGHLSDQLVEDMRALGEYYASLSLQASLDYEASFKHTLWFMGAIVAAALFLLAGSGYIIASSLTKPLGTMVEVCNDFAAGDFRDKQRRSGAGREDEIGLLYQALAAMQNNLRPLIKGISTSAEQVAASSQELTASSEQSAQAAGLVAASISQIALGAEQQLAAANETAAVVGQMSLNMQEIAAKANQVTFQSSHANEQANQGITTVEKAVAQMTQIEGTVNSSADVVAKLGRRSQEIGEIVDTISGIAAQTNLLALNAAIEAARAGEQGRGFAVVADEVRKLAEQSQEAARQIALLIGEIQTDTEQAVAAMNHGTREVKAGTEAVDAAGQSFREIAHLVTQVSGQLQEIATGLQAMDSDGRQIFSSVQSIDQISTTTASETQTVSAATEEQLASMEEIASSSQSLSELAQNLQNEIARFKY
- a CDS encoding MFS transporter; the protein is MNSQPNKKLGPIVAIMSMFIFIPDFFIISSILSKISESYPHISMAGITYLLTSVSLAQMAGALITGVVLGRRISFRGLSLIAIAIYVIFGGMPFFFSMSFGALMFTRVAFGLGLGCWLPICQSYIAKLYDDEAKRADILGIGMALFNVGLILGIMAGGILGAFNWRYTFAFYLLGSISFVLVAIFMKEPVNEAEGKKEKIRIPKEAFGIMGFFILAQLIFGVFSSYISYVVAEIHGTPILASTMMTAFSIACIVIALFFGPLYRLVKQYILLFASALVVVSYALLYLGGTSASIPLLFLGAVCCGLATNMCSTGVAMMLSITVPQASVAAAMSASIICMNVGTFLTSPFLQIISIAAGEGAPAYTAYLGALLLAVVLLIIAVPFSTKLRRAAKAKETMPAA